GATCTTCGAACGGCCACGCTACTCCTCGTGCGGAAGCCGCTCGACCTCGTGAATCCTGGCCCCAGCTTTGATCGCACGTGGTACCAAGAGCGAGCCGCGGCGGTAGGGCTCGCAGAGAACTTGCGGTTTCGGAAGACCACATCGATCTGGCCGCCAAATCGGTTGCTCGACTAAATGCGATAGCTCAAACGGGGAGGTGACACCTGAGTCGACCGATTAGACACTTGCGATGGTACATCGGTGGCCTTCTGTTCCTCTCGACGGTCATCAACTACATCGATCGGCAGACGCTGAGCGTCCTCGGCCCGTACCTGAAGACCGAGTATCAGTGGACGAACACCGACTTCGCGCTCGTCCTCATCGCCTTCCGCGTCGCCTACGCGATCGGCCAGACGCTCGCCGGCCGTCTGGTCGACCGACTCGGGACACGCACGGGCTCGAGCCTTGCCGTCCTCAGGTACTCCGTGGCAGCGATGGCGACATCGCTGGCGACCGGGCTCCGTAGCTTCGCTGCTTTCAGGTTTGCGTTGGGCCTTGGCGAGGCTGGCAACTGGCCGGGCGCGACCAAGGCCGTCTCCGAGTGGTTCCCGCGACGAGAATCGGGATGGGCAGTCGCCCTGTTCGACAGCGGATCGTCGATTGGCGGGGCACTGGCACCTTGGATCGTGCTGACGATCTATCACGCGTTCGGGAGCTGGCGGCCAGCCTTCCTGCTGACCGGCATGCTCGGGCTCCTGTGGTTGCTCGCCTTCCGCACGCTCTACCGTCGTCCGGAGGATCACGGGAGACTCTCGGTCGAGGAGCGCGAGTACATCCTCGCGGATCGACCGACGCTCACGTCGAGCGAAGAGCAGGCCACGCAAGCCATGCCGTATCGCACGCTTCTCGGATTGCGCCAGACGTGGGGCTACATCCTCTCGAAGAGCTTCACCGATCCCGTATGGTTCTTCATTACCGACTGGTTCGCCATCCTCACCTTTGGGTTGCCGGTGAACGAAGGGCGGTTCTCTTCGGCGGCGGAGATCGACGGCTTCTACCGGCAACTGCTCGAGCAGTTCCGGGCGGTTCCTGGCGTCGTCCGCGCCAGCGTGTGACGATGGACGAGCTCGTCCCGGGGACCGTGGGATTCGTGCCTGGCGTCCCGGGTCCTCCTGTCGAGTGGCGCATCGTCGGGGTGTTCCGCGATGTCAGCAACGTCGAGCGGTTCGACGTTCCTGAAGCGCCGCAGATCTACGTGCCCTTCGCGCAACGCCCGTGGCCACAGGCAATGGCTGCGGTTCGTTCGGCGACCAATCCTGAAGCCTTGCGACAGAGCCTCGCGACCGTGGTTCATGCCGCCGACCCGGAGCTGCCGCTGACCGACGTGCAAACGATGG
The sequence above is a segment of the Luteitalea sp. genome. Coding sequences within it:
- a CDS encoding MFS transporter; protein product: MSRPIRHLRWYIGGLLFLSTVINYIDRQTLSVLGPYLKTEYQWTNTDFALVLIAFRVAYAIGQTLAGRLVDRLGTRTGSSLAVLRYSVAAMATSLATGLRSFAAFRFALGLGEAGNWPGATKAVSEWFPRRESGWAVALFDSGSSIGGALAPWIVLTIYHAFGSWRPAFLLTGMLGLLWLLAFRTLYRRPEDHGRLSVEEREYILADRPTLTSSEEQATQAMPYRTLLGLRQTWGYILSKSFTDPVWFFITDWFAILTFGLPVNEGRFSSAAEIDGFYRQLLEQFRAVPGVVRASV